One stretch of Nycticebus coucang isolate mNycCou1 chromosome 7, mNycCou1.pri, whole genome shotgun sequence DNA includes these proteins:
- the LOC128590426 gene encoding theta defensin subunit D-like, translated as MCGRSGLKKLGTDCCLPSPLTLTSLRTCDPSMRTLGLLTALLLVALQAQAWPLQEEAEEALDQEQPGPQDEGLDISVTVHENFVLQDPVPARRMACQCRPFCFPGERRRGRCLRLFTLCCC; from the exons ATGTGTGGTCGCAGTGGCTTAAAGAAACTTGGGACAGActgctgcctgccttctccactCACGCTGACCAGCCTAAGGACCT GTGACCCCAGCATGAGGACCCTTGGcctcctcactgcccttctcctGGTGGCCCTCCAGGCCCAGGCTTGGCCTCTGcaggaggaagctgaggaagcTCTAGACCAGGAGCAGCCTGGGCCACAGGACGAGGGTTTGGACATTTCTGTCACAGTGCATGAAAACTTCGTCCTTCAAGATCCAG tCCCAGCAAGGAGAATGGCATGCCAGTGCCGACCGTTCTGCTTTCCTGGGGAGAGACGCCGTGGCCGCTGTCTCCGACTCTTCACATTATGCTGCTGCTGA